The genomic interval TAAAACATGTTTAGTCGCGTCCAGttatcaaaataaaactaaattccTCCTCGTGTAATATAGGATTAATTTAGGTTGAATCTCTCAAAGAGATATGTGTAGCAATTGGAATTATTTGtgtgaaatattttatataaaaattaaagggGAAATTGGAATTGAAACCAGAAATGTAAAAAAGAAATGTGAAAATGCAATGTAGTGAAGTCTACAAACTTATAAACATGCAAAATGAACTATAATAGATCATCTAACATGTTtatgcaaaataaaatatgcaGAAAAGTTGTAATCAATCACACTGGACAATTTAGCATGCAATCGCGAACTAGGTCGTCGAACTAGATCGTCTAACATGACCTATGTAATCATGATCATGTGTTTgaattaaatttgaatatttaaaattgaagaGCAAATAAGCATATTGTGAAAATGAAGCAAAGGATTAAGGTGCATCCAGCTGGTGTTGATATTGATTGAAAGAGATGTGAATACAACTCCCAAAGCCAAAATGTGTAGCTCTTACTAGTTAGGGCTGCGTATTTAACCAAACTATAGGTACCTAGGCTTTCCCATAAGATCGATGAAGGATACATAGTTTTCAAGCTTTTGATTTAGGGTTTGTGGGTTTCAAAAGAGAAACGAGCATATGCATGCAACATCTTAGTGGAGGTTACTTTTTGTGATTCTCATTTTATAAAGTTTGTGGGTGCCTCAAGGAATTTAGGGTTTGTCCCACCATGTTTTCCTCTTAATTAAATcaaaactttctttttcttgaaAAGGGGAATTGGATTTGGAACTTCAAAATCTTGCTAAGTTGTATTGTCCTCCAAAATTCAGACAATTGTGCAAGCTCACATATGAAATCATGGATCCTAGTTGGACATAAGAAACTAAGGGACAATGAATATGCTGCCATCTAAGAAATCAAGCCACACCAATTCCTCATTCACTATCTTTACCAACTATAATTAACCACATCAAACTTCCATTTTGGCTTTCAATTCTAGGGTTTCTTGTAAGAATTTCATGTGTAAATATTTTtaggagagaaaaataaaaaacaaacaactTTTTAATGGgttgaaattaatttattagtagaactttttttcttcttgttaATTTACACTTTTAGAGATGTTTATTGTGAGAAATTTCTCCAATCAAATGAAGTCAAATGAAGGGAAGGAGGGTGGGTTATTGTTCTTCTATTTAAAGCCAAGGCATTTTCAAGTTAATTTGCATTTTCAAACTTCAATTTACACCTTTTTGTTATCTCTTTCTTCTCGAGACATCATATATAGTGCACGTTataatctcttttttttttcagaagaACACTACTAAAAATAGAACCCACCCTAATTTTATCTCTAATTTTCGcagttaattattttataaattaattttaagtttgagataaatttgaaaatcaattttttaagtGACTGTCTTTTGACTTGATCTTCTATCCCAAAACCTGGGTTAATGGATAATGCTCATACACTTTCCTTATCCGAAAGTGATggtttatttttcaaatttattatcattttatcaTAAAACCCTATTATATGATTAACCCTACTCCCTATAACTCTTTCTCTTTTCCTTCTCCAAAATATTCAAAGATCTACGAAACTTTTACTAGTTATATTCTATAAATGTATTGTTATTACCAAAAAACACACGTTAAATCCCCAAAGTCTTGTCATCACTCGAATAAAATCATTATCCACACCTAGATATGTTTACGTGTCACTTATTATGAGTTATTTTCTCACTTAAATATCCTTCGTGCCTCTCAAAAAACCAttacaaaaaattaaactatGTTATATTCTGAAAGACTTCACATCACAAATCATATGATATATGCTTGTTTGGTCGaacctttttatatatattattaaggaaaacatataagaaaaaaatgaaattaattatctataaattgaatctaatttatattcaaattaaaataaacatttaaataagttatatgAAAAAGTCtgtaaattaaatttatggaaaaactaatttatttttccttCTAAAGTTGTTTACACTacaaagaaaatcatgaaatagaaatcaattttagagaccaaaaataactagttgctataatgactaaattagatatcattttagaaactaaaaaaaaatttggtttctaaattagtttctattattgttaaatagtttctaaattgatatctaattagttaccaaggttttaactatcaattacttagattctaaatttggtagcaaaaacattggttgctaattagataccaatttagaaatcaaaaaattttttaatctctaaaattgtctctaatttagtcactatagtaactaattattttttatctctaaaattagtttttatttcatgattttcttgtagtgttatgaAGAAGTTTGATACATATAAAATTCAAAGTTTATAAGAATTatcaaagtttaaagttttgGATTCGTGATTGTAATTTTGGATTAAATTGATACATACATGAAGTGGTCAAAAACATTGTAGCTTCTCTTTTGTTGTGCTCCTTTTTCTCCATGACATAGCTAGGGTTTGAGGCAAAGGACCACCAAAGTTTTCTTCACCATAACTTGTAACACGATACAATGAATGATAATGCAGTGCACGTGTCCCCGTGAGCACACTTGTGCCTTGTGTCTGCTGCATGCTATAGGTATGGTACTTAGGTTTGGCACCACACCTAGAATTTCCCTCTTAGGGTCTCTAAATTGTCCTTGTCGTAGGACTTATTGCATGCATAAAGAGGGCCACACACCTATGAACAGTGACCCATTGTATGTCCAAAGTTCATCACCCTCCAAAGGCAAGGACCACCTTTGGCTCACTCAACCCTAGCCCATGATGTTGATCGAGCATGTACATGCATGCAAATCATGTGGATAAACCCAACACTCCCACCTGATACTGCCATGACATAAGCCATGAGGTTTCAAATTCCCAGggagaatatatatatacatatatatatatagagagagagagagagtattTAGTGTATTTTCAAAGAGTGTGGATGGGGGAATGCTTATTTTTCTAGCTTGAAAAACAagtgtatattttattttctctttgaataaagctttttcatatgcatgatgATGACCTAGAAATAAAACCCTAACAATATAGTATTTGGACTATTCCTAACAAATATACTAACTATAATGGattttattgataaaagaaGTGAATATAAATGTATTATAAGATGTATAGTGTTTgttctatttatttatctttcactttctttctttatgcTCTAATGATAAAAgaagttaaataaattttattttctttcaaaaaaatattttgaatcttAAAGTATTTTTAAGCTTAGCAAAATTAATGAAACACACCCTACGAATTAAGTTGTATGTTTTCTCTATTCATTTCcgttttttctcaaataaaaacaCACGTAAACAACATAATTAACCATTAATGAAAGGTAATTATATATCGAATTTTATTAATCATGTGTCATTATTTAATTAGAAAGTATTGATTGAGAGAGAAAGGTTTTTTCTTTCCAATTTTGTGTCTATTGTTCAAACGTTGCTATCCTAAAAATGTTTAAACATTtgcacacacacaaaaaaaatgttcgtttcaaattgtatttatttgtctttttcttcattaCATGTGCAATGAATTacacatttttaaaaatcttacCACTTTCAAAAATTAAAGTTCCAACGTTTTTTAAGACTAAATCGGATATTCATCCCACATACCctattatttttcctttcacactaccaaagaaaaaaaaaaaccattgcATATTTTGGTAGTCTAGTGCATTAATGACCAAAATGACAACATGGGTGcttaagattttgaattttggaaGCTTTAATTTGTGGAGGACCATGAACCCTACAAGGGCCATGTGATGCCATATGGGCAACTCAGCAAATTTAAGCAACAAGGAAGAATTGTGTTGCCTCTGCTAACAGAATAGGAGTATAATTATGCGACAATGATAATGACAAGTGAGAGACCCTTTGTGGTCCTTGCAAAGTTGAGGGGCTTTTTAAAGGTCAATCATTTCTGAAGTGACCTAAAATCAGAGGGCATGTTTCTATCatgagaggtttgaagaaccCTGGATAATGCAATCATCTACTAATTATAGCTACTAATCAATCATGGACCACaccaagacaaaaaaaaaagtagtaatATCAAGGtttcaaagaaaagaaaatgtataaaggtgcatgaaaaaggttgaaaagaAATCATATTTATCCTCCTCTTCAATGTCGACAATGATAATATAAGTAATTTTCACTTATCTATTTTCACTTGTCTCACCATCTACCTATATgaatatttatagaaaaaaaaaatagttagacagaaaataaatatattttgttgagaatttaaaaataagggAAAAGTCTTTTCTAGCTAGTAATATATTATTTGACAaacttgaaattttaaattaataaattactttttaaaaattttggaaatatataaattaatatttatgatatttaaatttaactttctAGAGGCAAATTGTTCTTTCAcagaattataaattttatcagTGTCAAAACCAAATGTAATACATATATACCAGAGACATTTTTTCCTTAAAGATGGATATATAAATGGGGATATGAGCATAAAACtagtaaattaattaattttgactttattattattatatattcatGAGTGGCTTTTGGCTTTTGTAGTGCTATAAAgataaacagaaaaaaaaaataagaatgcGTGTGAAAATTTGCAGAGTTAAAAAATGGTTTGGATGAAGAATCTGGATAGGGAATGTTAGGAAAGGAAACTCAACCTTTTGAAAGAATAATAAAGAAAGAGCAGAAGCATAGCTCATAGCTCACTATTAGCTGTCATTCATAGATTCTTTGCttcatagataaaaaaaaaatattcattaatattgagtgtggaaaaaaataatagataaaaaattGGTAGTTGTTAACTTTAGAgaaatggtttttgttttttaacaaataactgagaaatgttaatttttttctttatttttgtttcttatctccatatttatataaaaaaaatactttattttcattattatttttaaatgtttaacaatgaaaaatatgaaatgtgtgttgtgtgttagagaaaaaaattcTCAATTCAAACtcctttattatttaaatgagcatgaaaatggaaagaaaaaaataattaattttcttaattgattggaatgaaaagcaagtgaaaaaaagtaaaacaatggtgttatataatttttacaatAATGGCTTGGttagaaaattttataatttttaaaaaatttggatatactaaatttgtattatatttatttagttgaGAAAACTCTAACAAGCATTAGTCGGAAAATAACTTCAACCTacattaacaaaaatataactttgATTGATGTTGGCAGAAAAACAAACATTAGTTGACATGAAAAAACCTtagtaaacataaaataatttcactagacattaattaaaaagaaaattgtgtTTGACATATgtcaaagaaaataatttatgttgataaagaaaaatattattaatatttaagacTTAGCAATGTGAACTGAAAAAATAACCATTATAAATGATGATAATTgtataaacaaatatattttttttatcaacaaagaaataattaaataaatgaacaTGAAACATTTAAGGAGTGTTATAACCCTATACAAATTAGATAGATAGATTCTCTAGACTTTAATCATAATTCTTATAAATCTTCAAAGAATGTGTAATCTACATTCAAGTGCTAAgtcataaaaaaacaaaaactcgCCACAATTCCAAtcacaataataaaattcataCATCGAAATGCAACACAAGAATAATCTCATCAATGATATGTATAACTAGATACATAGGTTATTTAATTTAACAAATTCCATGCAAATTCTCCAGCTAAAATAGCAAAAACCTCTATATAGACAAGTGATATTGTGTCTTAAATTAAAGACTTATTAAAGGGTTAAAAGAGAGTTAAAAGTGCTTTTTACAAATGTTGAGAATGCTTTGTCTTGTGATGTAGCTAGGGTGTGAAGCCTTTTATAAATTGATCCACATGTGTTAAGGCAATTATGTGAagccttatatatatatatatatatatatatatatatatataccataaCATATAGAAATGAccatttttaaatgtttaaaacaGAATTATTATAGAACCTAATATGTGAGTGTGAAGGGTTAATAAgtagttataattattattattttatataagtaTATATACAGGCGTTGGTACAGAAAAAGATACATTGGTAAGgcatcaaattgactttatgCTAAGTTTAGGAGATAACAGCTTCTACTTAACAGTTCACAACCGTACGTCTACTTTCTATATAATTTACAAACTGAAAACTTtatgataagaaaaaaaaaagatccatgtctcttcatttttttcaaattgataCTCTACTGACCCAAAGAATATGAATATAGCAACTTCTAGTATAGTATATGTATTGTGACCTAACACACATATTTATCCTCATAATATATTCACTCATATCTTACAAGCTAGATGTCAGAATCTTATTAACAcctaaattgtaaaaaaaaaacctttagtAACAATCTATTTAGTCATTATATCATTTTAAAAGTAAACATGAGATAAATTTATggactaaatatattttttattcttgtagTATAACACAAAATTAGTTTTcgtttttttctaaattttaggagattgttagttttttttccAGAGATTGTTCTGATTGCATACTAATGTCCATTGTAACTACTTTCAATTGATTAATGAAATGCAACTTTAAATTGAACCAGTTTCACATACGGAATGATTCAATCTAATCATTTTCATACTACAAACACCTGAATAGTCTAAAGTttacaaaaatcaatttaatattgttggaaatctcacatcgactagaaatgagaatattttattgtatataagtggatgcaaacctcactcCAATAAAtcggttttatgagattgaggtAGGTTTAAAGTTCACCTAGTAATACGTattaaagtaaatatatatatatatatatttaaatttaaatttatttaattcagtGTAAAATGAGTGTAGAGAGAGAAGCATGGATATTTAATTAGGTGATAATTATGATGTTGGGAATGAGAAGAAAAGCATAAAAAGTGGTTAAAACTGATGGGTGTGCAATTATTCCCAATGATGAGTAGCCAACATGACACCAACAGCTGCAACTTTCAAGTAACAACATCTCAAAGCAACCCCACTATATGTTCACGTGGACTCTCGTGATCTACGTCCTACCAAATCTTTCTTTCATTCACTTTCTACTTCTTCTCCATACACACATGAACCAAATCAAATCAACTCAATCACTTCACCAAATGCTTCATTCCAAAACATAACTAAGTAACTTGGACTCTCATAACTCATAATTACtctcaattttatttaatgcaAAACCATGCATCAAAACTAAACCAAAGAGATTCTCCCACAGCTACTTCTCGTGCCTTAGGGTCACCCATATgcaatcatattttattattgaaacaACTAGGCCCCACAAATCTAGATTCTATGCCAAAGTCGAACATGCCCATAGATTTAACTCTTCCACTTCCAAGAGTATTTTCCTCTTGTTTTATTTAGCCTCATCCTCTtttcacacatatatatataccatgCCACCCTTTGCATTGCTCAACAACACAAAGCAACAACCAAAAACCCATTCTCTTCTCCTCTCCTTCTTGGCGCATAGCTATAGCTATAAACCCAAaaaccctttctttttcttctccaaaacccttttgcTGAAAAGTGAAGAACCCCTCTTCACATGCTCCAGAGACCAAAGGTAAAGTCTAgttgaggaagaaaaaaaatgtctgGGGTGTGGATGTTCAAGAACAATGGTGTGTATCGGTTGGTGGAAAACCCTCAAGCTGAGGGGTCAGATGGAAGGCAAGGGAAGGGAAGTAGCTCAAAGAGAAAGGTTTTGGTGCACTTGCCAAGTGGGGAAGTGGTTTCTTCCTATGCTTTTCTTGAGCAAATCTTAACTGGTTTAGGTTGGGAGAGGTACTATGATGGAGACCCTGACCTCTACCAGTTCCACAAACACTCCTCAATTGACCTAATTTCCCTCCCAAAAGACTTCTCCAAGTTCAACTCCATCAACATGTATGATATAGTCATCAAGAACCCCAATGTCTTCCATGTTCGGGATAAGTGACTCTTCATTGCTTCTTCATGTGGCACACTCTCTAGTAgcctctttctttttctttcttttttagtATCACCTTCTATTGGTCTAGTTCTTCATCTTCATGGCTTCTTATATATAGAGTTTCTCTAGCAAACTCTTGTTgggtttttttcttttttggttttctttttgtTCATAATCTATAAGATGATCGATGCTGTGGGTGCATGAGTAGAATATATGAGCTTGGGGTGCTTATGTAACATATGGGTATTGATTTCTAATAACATTTATGCATTCCATGAAGAGTTATAAttcctttttttcttaatttctccCTCTCTTTGTGGTCTCTACACGTACTTGGAAAGTGGggatttgaatattttaacattaattCATGACCTCCCTTTTTTTATGCATGTGAGAGGCTTTGAGTGATTCTACTATGCTAATTTAAGTATTGATGGTGGGGGAgggaaaaagagagagagaaaagagaacCCCCATGTTTGGTTTTTTCACACAATCATGTGTCAACAACATTGGCTAGAATTGCACGTGTTCCCAAAATGTGGAAAGGCCAATTCAACACAAAGGTTGAAGGTTTGATTGGTTAAGGAAAACAGAAAGAGGACCTGGGATTTTGATAACCACACCTTGTCTGCTTGTTCCCAACTTCCATGGATTACCACATCTCAAAAGGTGAGGGAAATTGATTGATCACGTGTCTATGTTTTCTCAccaattacatttttattttttatatatatttatatttatatttatacatatGGGTGTGGTTGGGGACTTTAGGAGTTTGGATTTAGaacaattaacatttttatcaaattattagaaaaaataacataaattaaataCATGTTTCTTTTTCTAGTATAAATATtacccttttattttatttcattgtcACACTATTTTGAAGTCCCAAAAGGTATGCATATTTTTTGTCACTTCGAATATGTATAGGATTACTACTATATATGTATATACGaacaaaaaaaatagagaaaacacACACAAGATCTTAATGAACAAGTAACAAAATCAAATGGTGGTAGTTTAAATCCTTTATCAAAAGTCTtactatatatttttacaattaattgAAGAACACATTCTACTCTATAGCTTTgtaaaaattttatatatatatatatatataaatatatatatatatatatatatgtgtgtgtgtgtttcaAATAATTTCACCAACTAAACGAGAatgtgaaaagaaaaaaagaaaaaaaaatatgacataAACATTCAAATGGATTTACAAATTACATGTGTATGTGAATGAAAGAGAAGGTTGACTGAGTCA from Phaseolus vulgaris cultivar G19833 chromosome 1, P. vulgaris v2.0, whole genome shotgun sequence carries:
- the LOC137813398 gene encoding flowering-promoting factor 1-like protein 2, which codes for MSGVWMFKNNGVYRLVENPQAEGSDGRQGKGSSSKRKVLVHLPSGEVVSSYAFLEQILTGLGWERYYDGDPDLYQFHKHSSIDLISLPKDFSKFNSINMYDIVIKNPNVFHVRDK